A portion of the Carcharodon carcharias isolate sCarCar2 chromosome 18, sCarCar2.pri, whole genome shotgun sequence genome contains these proteins:
- the LOC121290493 gene encoding putative claudin-24 — translation MRSRLCIYQCVAFFLSLPGWMCCLVATVLPQWLIKNPDLVQTETFSIGIWETCVAQDDGPVQCKRYTGLLDLPEDIQLTRILMCLSIALGLLGLLSSLSGSASTTCFSDNETSKWRLAVSGGVFFLLAGVTTLTPVSYMAHVTVVNFWDAAVPSFVPRWEFGPALFVGWVGGFLLLSGGLLLITSQCCFRKPKGSIQLKSPTVKRASWYKTEYV, via the coding sequence ATGAGGTCGAGACTTTGCATATATCAATGTGTGGCTTTTTTTCTATCGCTTCCTGGATGGATGTGCTGTTTGGTAGCGACAGTGCTACCTCAGTGGCTGATCAAGAACCCTGACTTggtacagactgagacattctccATTGGCATCTGGGAAACATGTGTTGCTCAGGACGATGGTCCAGTCCAGTGCAAGAGGTACACTGGGCTCCTCGACTTGCCGGAGGACATTCAACTGACTCGGATTCTCATGTGCCTGTCCATTGCACTTGGCCTGCTGGGTTTGCTATCCTCCCTCTCTGGATCAGCCTCCACCACTTGCTTCAGTGACAATGAGACTAGCAAGTGGAGGCTAGCAGTCAGTGGGGGAGTGTTCTTCCTGCTAGCAGGAGTCACAACCCTCACCCCTGTGTCCTACATGGCCCACGTGACAGTGGTCAACTTCTGGGATGCTGCTGTCCCCAGCTTTGTCCCACGTTGGGAGTTTGGCCCAGCTTTGTTTGTTGGTTGGGTTGGTGGCTTCCTTCTCCTGTCTGGGGGTCTTTTGCTAATCACTTCACAGTGTTGCTTCCGAAAACCCAAGGGCAGCATCCAGCTGAAGTCACCAACTGTGAAGAGAGCCTCATGGTACAAAACAGAGTATGTCTGA